One genomic window of Quercus lobata isolate SW786 chromosome 9, ValleyOak3.0 Primary Assembly, whole genome shotgun sequence includes the following:
- the LOC115959319 gene encoding uncharacterized protein LOC115959319 isoform X1 yields the protein MAKFNVMQRRRRAQIAERKRAIHGDPTTGKLKNRPQPLSISGKRKRKLLKKWRREQKDAIEKGLVSMEDVEMAASQAGTSQDTDKTPTAFHMKKSLKLKQLKRRGKNKRKSSMPTTEASVDAMVE from the exons atggcGAAATTCAATGTGATGCAGAGGAGGAGGAGAGCTCAAATagcagagagaaagagagcgaTTCATGGAGACCCTACCACTGGTAAGCTCAAGAACAGGCCTCAACCTCTCTCTATCTCCGGTAAACGCAAGCGCAAGCTTTTGAAGAAATGGCGCAGa GAGCAGAAGGATGCTATAGAGAAGGGTCTAGTTAGCATGGAAGATGTTGAAATGGCAGCATCTCAAG CAGGCACATCGCAAGACACTGACAAAACGCCAACTGCGTTTCACATGAAGAAGAGTCTGAAGCTTAAACAACTAAAGCGTAGAG gcaagaacaaaagaaaatcttcTATGCCAACTACTGAAGCTTCAGTGGATGCAATGGTAGAATAA
- the LOC115959319 gene encoding uncharacterized protein LOC115959319 isoform X2, with protein MAKFNVMQRRRRAQIAERKRAIHGDPTTGKLKNRPQPLSISGKRKRKLLKKWRREQKDAIEKGLVSMEDVEMAASQGTSQDTDKTPTAFHMKKSLKLKQLKRRGKNKRKSSMPTTEASVDAMVE; from the exons atggcGAAATTCAATGTGATGCAGAGGAGGAGGAGAGCTCAAATagcagagagaaagagagcgaTTCATGGAGACCCTACCACTGGTAAGCTCAAGAACAGGCCTCAACCTCTCTCTATCTCCGGTAAACGCAAGCGCAAGCTTTTGAAGAAATGGCGCAGa GAGCAGAAGGATGCTATAGAGAAGGGTCTAGTTAGCATGGAAGATGTTGAAATGGCAGCATCTCAAG GCACATCGCAAGACACTGACAAAACGCCAACTGCGTTTCACATGAAGAAGAGTCTGAAGCTTAAACAACTAAAGCGTAGAG gcaagaacaaaagaaaatcttcTATGCCAACTACTGAAGCTTCAGTGGATGCAATGGTAGAATAA